Proteins from one Epinephelus moara isolate mb chromosome 1, YSFRI_EMoa_1.0, whole genome shotgun sequence genomic window:
- the ppfibp2a gene encoding liprin-beta-2 isoform X7 yields the protein MNQELLHRTSLESQKLNLMGEVSYLKLKLADMEGKQGHGAERQHKAETVVNFISELQEQMCRFQKEINSKIQEKKALEIPDGSPPVACPTESTEGEGPNPGPACDGTSGVIHKVEEVPDGPDGNTHGLEEGSSDAEQQYHCREESGLLKELRILKDKVEHLEDQKIQYEKKLKATKAEISSLQQLLLSKNAEIESLHTQLLARPSISPESSEREEMYRKRLNTKYQELQRLRSGMKSLVAANDEKDRRIEELTLLLNQCRQFREVNHTTRQAPSAVRSLSNGRTPSCSSEEEEHALMKNGDTSSAKSVDVKSEVSTSSSSSSQQTSLSSAQKDSDSRTEPQTLSSSMSDLTNGSLQQSGLDDTRSQTLPVNASLSEQNGSRDSSEIQSQRSPDGSEDGDSSQRKLEKVDDSTSSDNSPVHSGANTQPGQRAVGSPEYMKNNRSFKRLWGKLRRTQSGGLQAADPDGGQFKRGGLRATAGPRLTRTPESFNPTRDMNIPFSQWTKEQVCGWLEDYGLGQYVNLTRQWVESGQTLLSATPQDFEKEMGMKNPLHRKKLQLALKAFTTKVVEKSAELDHIWVTRWLDDIGLPQYKDHFHEARVDGRMIQYLTVNDLLTLKVTSQLHHLSIKCAIHVLHANKFNPNCLRRRPGEEKQPSPSEVVQWSNHRVMEWLRAVDLAEYAPNLRGSGVHGGLIILEPRFSSETLALLLNIPPQKTLLRRHLATAFSALVGHQATQEKREYGNATGHVPLTTTAKVKPKKLGFTQFSHLRKRRPDESADYICPIDSGTLTVNGVSRLPPAALRGLSPTLNRPTEKQEHVGVKAQANGPKHSPPLALTK from the exons ACTGTAGTGAATTTCATTAGCGAGCTGCAGGAGCAGATGTGTAGGTTTCAGAAGGAGATCAATAGCAAGATCCAGGAGAAAAAGGCCTTGGAGATCCCAGATGGCAGCCCTCCAGTGGCGTGCCCCACCGAGTCCACTGAGGGCGAGGGCCCAAACCCCGGGCCAGCCTGTGATGGGACCTCGGGGGTGATACACAAAGTAGAAGAAGTTCCAGATGGGCCTGATGGGAACACGCACGGCCTGGAAGAGGGTAGCTCAGATGCAGAGCAGCAGTACCACTGCAGAGAAGAAAGT GGCTTACTGAAAGAGCTCAGGATCCTCAAGGACAAagtggagcacctggaggatcAGAAGATACAGTACGAGAAGAAACTCAAAGCAACAAAG GCAGAGATCAGCAGCcttcagcagctcctgctcagTAAGAACGCTGAGATCGAGAGCTTGCACACTCAGCTGCTGGCCAGGCCCTCCATATCCCCCGAGAGCTCGGAGAGAG agGAGATGTACAGGAAGAGGCTAAACACCAAAT ACCAGGAGCTGCAGAGGCTTAGGAGTGGAATGAAATCACTGGTGGCTGCCAATGATGAAAAG GACAGACGTATTGAGGAGCTCACTCTGCTCCTGAATCAGTGCCGGCAGTTCAGAGAGGTCAATCACACTACGAGACAAG CTCCATCTGCTGTCCGTTCATTGTCAAATGGAAGGACCCCGTCATGCAGCAGTGAGGAAGAAGAGCATGCACTGATGAAGAATGGTGACACCAGCAGTGCAAAATCTGTGGATGTAAAGTCTGAA GTTTCCACAagcagctcctcctcttcccaaCAGACATCTCTATCATCAGCCCAGAAGGACAGTGACTCCAG AACAGAGCCGCAGACTTTATCAAGTAGCATGAGTGACCTGACAAATGGATCTTTACAGCAG AGTGGTCTGGATGACACCAGAAGTCAGACGCTGCCTGTGAATGCCTCTCTGTCAGAGCAGAATGGGAGCAGAGACAGCAGTGAAATCCAAAGTCAAAGGTCTCCAGATGGGAGCGAAGATGGAGACTCCAGCCAAA GAAAGTTGGAGAAAGTTGATGACAGCACTTCAAGCGATAATTCCCCTGTTCACTCTGGAGCAAACACACAGCCCGGCCAACGAGCTGTGGGCTCACCAGAATACATGAAGAATAACAGGAGCTTCAAGAGACTCTGGGGAAA ACTTCGAAGAACCCAGTCTGGAGGGCTCCAGGCAGCAGATCCAGATGGCGGTCAGTTTAAAAGAGGGGGGCTGCGTGCGACAGCAGGACCCAGACTGACCAGGACCCCTGAGTCCTTTAACCCTACACG tgaTATGAATATTCCATTCAGCCAGTGGACCAAGGAGCAGGTGTGTGGCTGGCTAGAGGACTACGGACTGGGCCAGTATGTCAACCTCACCAGACAGTGGGTTGAAAGTGGACAGACACTGCTGTCAGCCACACCTCAGGACTTTGAGAAG GAGATGGGTATGAAGAATCCACTGCACAGGAAGAAGCTGCAGCTCGCTCTGAAGGCGTTCACCACCAAAGTTGTAGAGAAATCGGCAGAGCTGGACCACATCTGGGTCACCC GCTGGTTGGATGATATTGGTTTGCCTCAGTATAAAGACCACTTCCATGAAGCTCGAGTGGATGGTCGAATGATACAATACCTCACAGTG AATGACCTCTTGACTCTGAAGGTCACCAGCCAGCTTCATCATCTCAGTATTAAATGTGCCATCCATGTTCTTCACGCCAACAAGTTCAACCCCAACTGCCTTCGACGTAGGCCAGGGGAAGAG AAACAGCCCTCTCCCTCGGAGGTGGTGCAGTGGTCAAACCATCGCGTGATGGAGTGGCTGAGAGCAGTGGATCTGGCTGAATATGCTCCTAATCTACGGGGCAGCGGCGTTCATGGCGGGCTGATT ATCCTGGAGCCTCGCTTCAGCTCCGAGACTTTGGCCCTGCTGTTAAATATTCCTCCACAGAAGACTTTGCTCCGGCGCCACCTCGCCACTGCCTTCTCTGCCCTAGTGGGGCATCAGGCCACGCAGGAGAAGCGAGAGTATGGCAATGCCACAGGCCATGTGCCTCTCACTACCACTGCTAAAGTAAAG cCAAAGAAGCTGGGCTTCACCCAATTCAGTCACCTCAGAAAGAGGAGACCTGATGAATCTGCGGACTATATCTGCCCAATAGACAGTGGAACGCTGACAGTGAATGGGGTGTCTCGCTTGCCCCCTGCAGCACTCAGGGGCCTCAGCCCCACCTTGAACAGACCGACTGAGAAGCAGGAGCATGTGGGCGTAAAAGCTCAGGCTAACGGCCCAAAACACAGCCCTCCCCTCGCACTCACTAAGTGA
- the ppfibp2a gene encoding liprin-beta-2 isoform X8 has product MGEVSYLKLKLADMEGKQGHGAERQHKAETVVNFISELQEQMCRFQKEINSKIQEKKALEIPDGSPPVACPTESTEGEGPNPGPACDGTSGVIHKVEEVPDGPDGNTHGLEEGSSDAEQQYHCREESGLLKELRILKDKVEHLEDQKIQYEKKLKATKAEISSLQQLLLSKNAEIESLHTQLLARPSISPESSEREEMYRKRLNTKYQELQRLRSGMKSLVAANDEKDRRIEELTLLLNQCRQFREVNHTTRQAPSAVRSLSNGRTPSCSSEEEEHALMKNGDTSSAKSVDVKSEVSTSSSSSSQQTSLSSAQKDSDSRTEPQTLSSSMSDLTNGSLQQSGLDDTRSQTLPVNASLSEQNGSRDSSEIQSQRSPDGSEDGDSSQRKLEKVDDSTSSDNSPVHSGANTQPGQRAVGSPEYMKNNRSFKRLWGKLRRTQSGGLQAADPDGGQFKRGGLRATAGPRLTRTPESFNPTRDMNIPFSQWTKEQVCGWLEDYGLGQYVNLTRQWVESGQTLLSATPQDFEKEMGMKNPLHRKKLQLALKAFTTKVVEKSAELDHIWVTRWLDDIGLPQYKDHFHEARVDGRMIQYLTVNDLLTLKVTSQLHHLSIKCAIHVLHANKFNPNCLRRRPGEEKQPSPSEVVQWSNHRVMEWLRAVDLAEYAPNLRGSGVHGGLIILEPRFSSETLALLLNIPPQKTLLRRHLATAFSALVGHQATQEKREYGNATGHVPLTTTAKVKPKKLGFTQFSHLRKRRPDESADYICPIDSGTLTVNGVSRLPPAALRGLSPTLNRPTEKQEHVGVKAQANGPKHSPPLALTK; this is encoded by the exons ACTGTAGTGAATTTCATTAGCGAGCTGCAGGAGCAGATGTGTAGGTTTCAGAAGGAGATCAATAGCAAGATCCAGGAGAAAAAGGCCTTGGAGATCCCAGATGGCAGCCCTCCAGTGGCGTGCCCCACCGAGTCCACTGAGGGCGAGGGCCCAAACCCCGGGCCAGCCTGTGATGGGACCTCGGGGGTGATACACAAAGTAGAAGAAGTTCCAGATGGGCCTGATGGGAACACGCACGGCCTGGAAGAGGGTAGCTCAGATGCAGAGCAGCAGTACCACTGCAGAGAAGAAAGT GGCTTACTGAAAGAGCTCAGGATCCTCAAGGACAAagtggagcacctggaggatcAGAAGATACAGTACGAGAAGAAACTCAAAGCAACAAAG GCAGAGATCAGCAGCcttcagcagctcctgctcagTAAGAACGCTGAGATCGAGAGCTTGCACACTCAGCTGCTGGCCAGGCCCTCCATATCCCCCGAGAGCTCGGAGAGAG agGAGATGTACAGGAAGAGGCTAAACACCAAAT ACCAGGAGCTGCAGAGGCTTAGGAGTGGAATGAAATCACTGGTGGCTGCCAATGATGAAAAG GACAGACGTATTGAGGAGCTCACTCTGCTCCTGAATCAGTGCCGGCAGTTCAGAGAGGTCAATCACACTACGAGACAAG CTCCATCTGCTGTCCGTTCATTGTCAAATGGAAGGACCCCGTCATGCAGCAGTGAGGAAGAAGAGCATGCACTGATGAAGAATGGTGACACCAGCAGTGCAAAATCTGTGGATGTAAAGTCTGAA GTTTCCACAagcagctcctcctcttcccaaCAGACATCTCTATCATCAGCCCAGAAGGACAGTGACTCCAG AACAGAGCCGCAGACTTTATCAAGTAGCATGAGTGACCTGACAAATGGATCTTTACAGCAG AGTGGTCTGGATGACACCAGAAGTCAGACGCTGCCTGTGAATGCCTCTCTGTCAGAGCAGAATGGGAGCAGAGACAGCAGTGAAATCCAAAGTCAAAGGTCTCCAGATGGGAGCGAAGATGGAGACTCCAGCCAAA GAAAGTTGGAGAAAGTTGATGACAGCACTTCAAGCGATAATTCCCCTGTTCACTCTGGAGCAAACACACAGCCCGGCCAACGAGCTGTGGGCTCACCAGAATACATGAAGAATAACAGGAGCTTCAAGAGACTCTGGGGAAA ACTTCGAAGAACCCAGTCTGGAGGGCTCCAGGCAGCAGATCCAGATGGCGGTCAGTTTAAAAGAGGGGGGCTGCGTGCGACAGCAGGACCCAGACTGACCAGGACCCCTGAGTCCTTTAACCCTACACG tgaTATGAATATTCCATTCAGCCAGTGGACCAAGGAGCAGGTGTGTGGCTGGCTAGAGGACTACGGACTGGGCCAGTATGTCAACCTCACCAGACAGTGGGTTGAAAGTGGACAGACACTGCTGTCAGCCACACCTCAGGACTTTGAGAAG GAGATGGGTATGAAGAATCCACTGCACAGGAAGAAGCTGCAGCTCGCTCTGAAGGCGTTCACCACCAAAGTTGTAGAGAAATCGGCAGAGCTGGACCACATCTGGGTCACCC GCTGGTTGGATGATATTGGTTTGCCTCAGTATAAAGACCACTTCCATGAAGCTCGAGTGGATGGTCGAATGATACAATACCTCACAGTG AATGACCTCTTGACTCTGAAGGTCACCAGCCAGCTTCATCATCTCAGTATTAAATGTGCCATCCATGTTCTTCACGCCAACAAGTTCAACCCCAACTGCCTTCGACGTAGGCCAGGGGAAGAG AAACAGCCCTCTCCCTCGGAGGTGGTGCAGTGGTCAAACCATCGCGTGATGGAGTGGCTGAGAGCAGTGGATCTGGCTGAATATGCTCCTAATCTACGGGGCAGCGGCGTTCATGGCGGGCTGATT ATCCTGGAGCCTCGCTTCAGCTCCGAGACTTTGGCCCTGCTGTTAAATATTCCTCCACAGAAGACTTTGCTCCGGCGCCACCTCGCCACTGCCTTCTCTGCCCTAGTGGGGCATCAGGCCACGCAGGAGAAGCGAGAGTATGGCAATGCCACAGGCCATGTGCCTCTCACTACCACTGCTAAAGTAAAG cCAAAGAAGCTGGGCTTCACCCAATTCAGTCACCTCAGAAAGAGGAGACCTGATGAATCTGCGGACTATATCTGCCCAATAGACAGTGGAACGCTGACAGTGAATGGGGTGTCTCGCTTGCCCCCTGCAGCACTCAGGGGCCTCAGCCCCACCTTGAACAGACCGACTGAGAAGCAGGAGCATGTGGGCGTAAAAGCTCAGGCTAACGGCCCAAAACACAGCCCTCCCCTCGCACTCACTAAGTGA